Proteins from a genomic interval of Arachis hypogaea cultivar Tifrunner chromosome 10, arahy.Tifrunner.gnm2.J5K5, whole genome shotgun sequence:
- the LOC112715710 gene encoding organic cation/carnitine transporter 1 produces MEEDQSKESHGRRGTTLVESEEGTKLELTVDEVVEGYVGSLGLSQILHVLVVSFAWIFDAQSTLVTIFSDAQPPWRCKNGVYCTDGRGGSVCGLVPGSWEWVGGDRSSTVAEWGLICDRKFLAAVPASVNFLGSLLGSAIFGHLADTWLGRKRAVMISCILTSITFLATSYSPNIYAYAFFRFATGFARSGIGISCLVLATESVGRKWRGQAGQYSFFFFTIGFLSLPLLAYPTRTNWRNLYKFLSILPLAYAIIILPWVSESPRWLLIRGRSKDALKVLKYFARINGKDEFPRNLTLTNPSEMKDEESGTISNKRENLWTTKWAAKRMVLVMIAGFGVGFVYYGVQLNVENLNFNLYVSVAINAVMEIPAVFAGSFLLGFFNRRLLFSVSSYVAGVSCILCLIFSKGYSNSKARGKFGGNWGQLIVEAVGFMGSSLAYDILYIYCVELFPTNVRNFAVSMLRQTLMLGASVAPLLVVVGRLSPSLSFIVFGVLSIASGVLSIWIPETRNAPLYETLKQQEEMEALNHVSNGHSRCLEFGK; encoded by the exons ATGGAAGAGGATCAATCAAAAGAGAGTCATGGAAGAAGAGGCACAACCCTGGTGGAAAGTGAAGAAGGCACAAAACTTGAGCTAACTGTGGATGAAGTTGTGGAAGGTTATGTAGGCTCACTTGGATTATCCCAAATCTTGCATGTGCTTGTGGTTTCATTTGCATGGATATTTGATGCACAGAGCACATTGGTGACAATCTTCAGTGATGCACAGCCACCTTGGAGGTGCAAGAATGGGGTGTACTGCACTGACGGCCGCGGCGGTTCTGTTTGTGGTTTGGTGCCTGGGAGCTGGGAATGGGTTGGTGGAGATAGAAGCTCCACCGTAGCTGAATGGGGACTTATATGTGATAGGAAGTTTCTTGCTGCTGTTCCTGCTTCTGTCAACTTCCTTGGTTCTCTTTTAG GGTCTGCTATATTTGGGCACCTAGCAGATActtggcttggaagaaaaagagcagtgatgatttcATGCATCTTAACCTCCATAACATTTTTGGCCACATCCTACTCCCCAAACATCTACGCCTATGCCTTCTTCCGATTCGCAACAGGGTTTGCGAGATCAGGAATCGGCATAAGCTGCCTTGTCCTCGCCACAGAGTCAGTGGGACGCAAGTGGCGAGGCCAAGCCGGCCAATACAGCTTTTTTTTCTTTACAATTGGATTCCTCTCACTCCCTCTTCTGGCATACCCAACCAGAACAAATTGGAGGAACTTGTACAAATTCTTGTCCATTTTGCCCCTGGCATACGCAATCATAATACTCCCTTGGGTCTCTGAATCCCCAAGGTGGCTTCTAATAAGAGGCAGAAGCAAAGATGCATTGAAAGTGTTGAAATATTTCGCCAGAATAAACGGCAAAGACGAATTCCCTCGAAATCTAACCTTAACAAATCCTTCtgaaatgaaagatgaagaatCCGGAACAATTTCGAACAAGAGAGAGAATCTCTGGACCACAAAATGGGCTGCGAAACGAATGGTTCTTGTTATGATTGCTGGGTTTGGGGTTGGATTTGTTTACTACGGAGTTCAACTCAACGTGGAGAATTTGAATTTCAATCTTTATGTCTCGGTGGCTATAAATGCGGTTATGGAAATCCCTGCTGTTTTTGCTGGTTCTTTTCTGTTGGGATTTTTTAACAGAAGGTTGTTATTCTCTGTTTCATCCTACGTGGCAGGCGTTTCTTGCATTCTGTGCCTAATATTCTCAAAGGGGTATTCAAATTCCAAGGCGCGTGGCAAATTTGGCGGGAACTGGGGGCAGTTAATTGTTGAGGCAGTTGGGTTTATGGGCTCTTCCTTGGCCTATGATATCTTGTATATTTATTGTGTGGAGTTGTTTCCTACAAATGTGAGGAACTTTGCTGTCTCAATGTTGAGGCAAACTTTGATGCTCGGGGCGTCGGTGGCGCCGCTGCTCGTGGTGGTGGGCCGATTGAGCCCATCACTTTCTTTTATAGTGTTTGGGGTCTTGTCCATTGCTAGTGGCGTTTTGAGCATTTGGATTCCTGAGACTAGGAATGCTCCTTTGTATGAGACACTTAAGCAGCAGGAGGAGATGGAGGCTCTTAATCATGTTTCTAATGGCCATTCTAGGTGCCTAGAATTTGGAAAATGA